The DNA segment TGATGGATAATGGCCTGGATTGAGTTCGTCTCATAATCTTCCAGGTACTTTAATAATGCTTCTTTTTTGAGTGTTTTTTCAGAAATAAGTATATTACCACCGCCTATGTGGCAGGAAGCGCAGTTATTATTAAAAATTTTTGCTCCAGTTGGTAGTTCGGCGGCTAGGGCTGGACTGATAAATGTAAGTTTAAATATAGCGATCGCCAAAAATAATAGTAATAAAATTATTCTCAAAGCATTTTCCTCTCAATCAGTCTCTAGCAACTTATGCCAGAAATACCAAAATCACCTACGCCCTTATGGGTAATCGATTCCGGGAATTAGGGACTCTATGGTGAGTATATACTTTAATCTCAGAGATTAACGATTTGAGGAAAATTTACCCAAAATTTACGGTGACAAGTCCATTCCTGACTGCGCTAATTCGCATTTGTAACTCTTGGCTGGATAGGACTCGCCACCACTATTAATTATGGGTTCTGGCTCTTAGCTAGTTTTGCAGGGGAGCCGAGAAAATCATCTACTTGCGTCAGCGTTATTTCTAGCCGGCGACAGTGATTTTACCAACCATACCAGCACCACGGTGAGGTTCGCAGTAGAAGGTGTACTCACCTGCGGGTGCATCTGCTGGGAAAGTAGTGCTGGTGCTTTGGCCAGGACTCATTAACAACTGTTTGTGAGATAAAGACTTAGCTAAATCAGCACTCTTAGCCGGGTTTAGAGCAGCATCAAACACAACATTATGGGGAGGAACTTTGTTGTTTAAAAATTCAACCGTGTCACCTGGCTTGATTGTTAATTTTGCTGGTTCAAATACTAACAGTCCTTTATCGCTACCTAGTTTTACTGTGTATGTTTCAGCCGATGCAGAAGGTGTGAACACAGCAAAGCTGCTAACAACTAAAAGAACAGTTAACACAGCTAAACTTAAGCGTCGCAAGCTTGCCGCAATCAATTTCATGGCGTTCTCCTAACCTGTAGTTTTATTTTTCTTATTTCATTTTAAATAAAATCGACACCAAATATGACAATCTGTCATACTTCGGGCAAATTTTTTTTGAGATCGCGATAAATCCAGGGAAAAATGCTCTGCGATCGCTAAAAATCACTATAATTACATGGCACTAAAAAACTTATGGCTAAAAATACATCAATATATGCAGCCAGAGCGACAAATTAAATTTTTTATTTATGTGATGTAGATAAAAGATATCTTTCCCCTATACCCCTACACTCTCCTTCAAGTCATAGAGGCGCGGAGATTGCCCAATTTTATTAGCTGTGTACTCAGTACCTCAGCAAAAAATTCTGAGTACTGTGTTCTGAGTCCTGTGTTGTCTGGGAGTGAGGAATGCCAGTTTAAAAACTTACCACTCCCATTAGTCTCAGCACCCAGTACTCAGTACTCAGCACTCAGTTAATTTCACAGGCTTTAGTAGTAGATTTTGCCGCCGCCCCACTTGTCGCCAAGAATTTTTGGTTGTAGGAGGATATGGCCTGCGATAGACTCTAGGTCTTTATCTGTCAGATTTCGCATTGCGGTGAAAATATCTGCACTCTTGAGACTGGGGTGTATTTCGGAAATTTCCTCTACCCCGTCGTAGGTGGTGGGATTCTTCATATAGTCCACCAAACCTTCAATATTGTTACGGTTGGGTGTAGCTAATGCCAGAGCTTCTGGTTCAAGTCCCACGTTCTGGTTTGTTTTGGTAACACCGCCAACATGACATTGGGCGCAAGCGTATTGAAATAGACGTTTTCCTTCTTTTACTTGTTTAAGGCTAAGAGTTACGGTATCACCCTGAGCATTTAGTGGAACTGTCCGGGTAGCTTCGTCCAGTTCCAGAGCAGTTGCGCTACCGACAATCAACTGAAACGTCAGTAAAGCAGTAGCCACAACAACGCCAATAAGTCTTCTAAACATGTTTCCCCTTAAAGTTTTTGACGCTCAACACAGCTAATAAAACAAAACTCAATCTCAATCGAGACAACACTTTGGCTACAGAGTTACTGTAGTTGGCTATCTCTGCGATGACGTATCCGCCAGCCAGAGGCAGTTGGCTACGTCCCATTGTAGGTAATCGCTAGGTTTACAAAACCCATAATGTTCGTTAACTGACATATAGAGATTAAGTCGCTGTAATACCAATATCATGTTAGGAGTGCAATTTGTCGCCTAAAATTGGGGACTGGGGATCGGGGATTGGGAAGGTGGGGACTGGGGAAACACTGGAGAATGACTTTTGACTATGGACTAATAACTAATGTCTATCCTTTACCGCCTGTAAAAGTGGCGCTTTGGATAAAGTAGCGATTAAAAAAGGCATAAATACTTAAAGCTGGTAAGGTAAACACCATAGAAGCAGCCATAATGTAGTTCCAGTAGCTGATATATTGACCTTTAAACGTGTTCAAACCTAAGGGCAGGGTAAACATTTCAGGTTCAAATAAGATCACCACTGGGAGCAGAAAATTATTCCAACTGCCCATGAAGACAAAAACTGCCTGTGCTGCGAGTGCTGGTTTTGCTAGAGGTAAAATAATGTAACGAAAAATTCCTATGGTGTTTAAGCCATCTAATTGTGCTGCTTCTTCTAGCTCTTGAGGAAAATTGATAAAAAACTGTCGCATCATAAAAATAAAGGTGGCATTAACCATACTAGGTACAATCATGCCCTGGTAAGAATTCAGCCAACCGATCGCTTTTAAAATCAAAAATGTAGGAATTAACGTAATTTGGGCTGGTACGGCTAGCACTGCCAAAATTAAAAAGAACCAAAAATTTTTACCTACAAAGCTGAGTCTGGCTAAGGCGTAACCCGCCATTGAGTTGAACAGTAAATTGAGTAAAGTGACGCTGACAGCAATTACCACACTGTTAAACAGCCAACGTAAAAATAAAGGTTCTTGTAGAAAAATTTGTCTGTAATTATCCAGGGTGAAATTTTGAGGCAAGAAATTTGGCGTACCACTAACAATTTCTGATAAGGGTTTGAAAGATGCAGAAAGCGCCCATAGGAAAGGAACTAAGGTGATAACTGCATAGGTAGTTAACAACACATATAGTAGTACTTTAGCCAACGGTAAAGAACGAAGCATAGATATAGCTGTTGACGGTTGACAGTTGAATGGCTTTTCAGGGTTTTGTCTTAGCTTGATGTCCTGGTCTATCTGAGTACTGCCACAGTATAAAAACTTACTAATTTATTTACGGATTACCAAATTTAGCACCCAAGTCTAAATAACTAGCCACTTTGCTTAAATCTACATTGCCGCCACTGATAATCACACCAATTCTCATTCCTTGTGCTGTGACTATGCCTTCAAGTAAAGCGGCTGCGGCTAATGCTCCTGTGGGTTCAACGACGATTTTCAGCCGTTCCCAAAGGAAAAACATGGCGCGAATAATGGCTTCCTCTGATACCGTCACCATATCATCAACGTATTGTAAAACTAGGGGAAATGTAATCTGTCCCAGGCTAGGAGTACGCGCACCATCGGCGATAGTATGGGGATTTTTGACGGTTTGTAAGGTTCTGGTGTAAAAGGAACGAGTAGCATCATCAGCAAGTGTTGGTTCTACACCAATTACGCGCAAATTAGGTAAAAGAGCTTTAGCAGCGATCGCACAATCGGAAATTAGTCCCCCACCGCCACAACAAACTAACAGCAAATCCATCTCACTAACTTCTT comes from the Nostoc sp. PCC 7120 = FACHB-418 genome and includes:
- the petE gene encoding plastocyanin, which encodes MKLIAASLRRLSLAVLTVLLVVSSFAVFTPSASAETYTVKLGSDKGLLVFEPAKLTIKPGDTVEFLNNKVPPHNVVFDAALNPAKSADLAKSLSHKQLLMSPGQSTSTTFPADAPAGEYTFYCEPHRGAGMVGKITVAG
- the petJ gene encoding cytochrome c6 PetJ: MRIILLLLFLAIAIFKLTFISPALAAELPTGAKIFNNNCASCHIGGGNILISEKTLKKEALLKYLEDYETNSIQAIIHQIQYGKNAMPAFKDKLSTEEILEVAAYIFQKAEKDWSNLEKEG
- a CDS encoding carbohydrate ABC transporter permease, which codes for MLRSLPLAKVLLYVLLTTYAVITLVPFLWALSASFKPLSEIVSGTPNFLPQNFTLDNYRQIFLQEPLFLRWLFNSVVIAVSVTLLNLLFNSMAGYALARLSFVGKNFWFFLILAVLAVPAQITLIPTFLILKAIGWLNSYQGMIVPSMVNATFIFMMRQFFINFPQELEEAAQLDGLNTIGIFRYIILPLAKPALAAQAVFVFMGSWNNFLLPVVILFEPEMFTLPLGLNTFKGQYISYWNYIMAASMVFTLPALSIYAFFNRYFIQSATFTGGKG
- a CDS encoding pyridoxal-phosphate dependent enzyme — translated: MSQLNSVTITDVQAAQQRLAGIAHRTPVLTSTTVNDRTHNTATKSYGAEVILYNRQETNREELAQNLASDRGLTLIPPYDHPHVIAGQGTAALELVQEVSEMDLLLVCCGGGGLISDCAIAAKALLPNLRVIGVEPTLADDATRSFYTRTLQTVKNPHTIADGARTPSLGQITFPLVLQYVDDMVTVSEEAIIRAMFFLWERLKIVVEPTGALAAAALLEGIVTAQGMRIGVIISGGNVDLSKVASYLDLGAKFGNP
- the psbV gene encoding photosystem II cytochrome c-550 — encoded protein: MFRRLIGVVVATALLTFQLIVGSATALELDEATRTVPLNAQGDTVTLSLKQVKEGKRLFQYACAQCHVGGVTKTNQNVGLEPEALALATPNRNNIEGLVDYMKNPTTYDGVEEISEIHPSLKSADIFTAMRNLTDKDLESIAGHILLQPKILGDKWGGGKIYY